One part of the Lotus japonicus ecotype B-129 chromosome 2, LjGifu_v1.2 genome encodes these proteins:
- the LOC130736197 gene encoding uncharacterized protein LOC130736197, which produces MEFNEWLKQGFRQNDEHWVAAVIQHFEWLEAQERRGVIIDDQPRDVRWEAPPQGVIKLNVDAGWTGSSSTGFGLVARSGRGEFMTAATKLEHNRLDSLLAEAYAVRWGLQMAAEMEMENVVIESDSLPIANGVAHELAAIACDFPFHVWWHDPPPVVAHALFVDATFLD; this is translated from the exons ATGGAATTTAATGAATGGCTGAAACAGGGATTTCGTCAAAATGATGAACATTGGGTTGCTGCTGTTATACAG CACTTTGAGTGGTTGGAGGCGCAGGAACGACGAGGAGTGATAATTGATGATCAGCCAAGGGATGTTAGATGGGAAGCACCACCGCAAGGAGTTATAAAGCTAAATGTTGATGCTGGTTGGACTGGAAGTAGTTCTACTGGTTTTGGTCTGGTTGCTAGATCAGGAAGAGGTGAGTTTATGACGGCAGCTACAAAATTGGAACATAATCGACTGGACTCTCTCTTGGCTGAAGCTTATGCGGTTCGCTGGGGTCTTCAAATGGCTGCTGaaatggaaatggaaaatgTGGTGATAGAATCTGATTCATTACCGATA GCCAATGGAGTGGCACATGAATTGGCTGCTATAGCTTGTGATTTTCCTTTTCATGTTTGGTGGCATGATCCTCCACCTGTGGTTGCACATGCCTTGTTTGTAGATGCTACTTTCTTGGATTAA